CCAATTTTTATTGATTGAATTTCATCAACACTATAAAATTGGCAAAGAGATAAAAGCTGCTGAAGATGCCTTTATCAAAGGCGGAAATGAGCTATTAAAATCAATTGAGATATATTCTGGCGTGCTTGAGTGTTATCCAGAATGCAAAAAGGCAAAAATGAGAATTGCTGAATCGCTTTTTATTATGAGTAAAGTGGAAAATAGTCATGATATCTTTTTTGATGGAATGCTATCACTCGTCGGTTTAAAATATTCTAAGTCGGAATTTTCTGAGGTATTGTCTTATGTTCCAAAGCAATATCAATCGGAGTTTAAAGATAATTTTATTGGAACTTCTACTAGGCGGTGAAGTATGTTTATATTTATGCCCGGTGAGGTAATAGCTCTATTTACTTTTCCCGGTGTTATTTTACATGAGATGGCACATAAATTTTTTTGTGATATAGGGAATGTTCCAGTTTACGTTGTGCATTTTTTTAGACCTGGTGATAAAACAGCCGGCTGTGTTATTCATGCATCTGCAAATGACGTAAAAAAATCTTATCTTATCGCCATTGGGCCATTGCTGATAAATTCTGTTGTGTGTATGTTACTTTTATTTCCACGTAGTATCGTGGGGTTATTAGAAACTGATTTTATAGGTCATTCGCATAGCACTGCGTATTCTATTTTAGAATGGTTAGGTTTTTCTATAGGATTACATGCTATTCCAAGTAATCAAGATATGAATGAGGTTATTGAACTTGCTGGTAAAAATGATAATCTTTCAAAATCTATGGCAGCTTTAGTTAATTTAACAGTAGCAGCAGTTTATATTTTTAATACTAATTACATTAGTTTTTTTCTTAAAATATTATATGTTCTTGGGATTTCACATTTAATTCCAGCGTTGCTTCTTAAGTTTTATTAGTTGCCCGGTTTTTCAATTCTTTATAAGGTCATATCGCCCGCTTGTTTTGAAAGTTCTGTAGCGACTGAAAGTTGTTTCATCGTTTTTGGAAGTTGTAATAGCATCTGTCACTTGTTTTGCTTGTGTTACGTGGGTAATCAGGGATAAATATGAGGCTCAACGAAAGCTCTACAGGAATGCATTGGCTATTAAGGCAGCGCTGCGGGTGGGCTAGAACTGCTTCAATGATCGTTAACTTATTCGCTGAATTTGATGAAAAATATTTAACAAACATTTTATAAATAGTACCGAAGATAAGTATGAATAAGATAATGACTTTGGTTATGGCTTGGGTCTATGTTTTATAGGATGGGTAATGACAAAATGCTTAAACTTATATACTATGGTTAAGTATTATATAGGTCGGTATGCAATTGAAGTTGCTTT
The DNA window shown above is from Candidatus Dependentiae bacterium and carries:
- a CDS encoding metalloprotease family protein, which gives rise to MFIFMPGEVIALFTFPGVILHEMAHKFFCDIGNVPVYVVHFFRPGDKTAGCVIHASANDVKKSYLIAIGPLLINSVVCMLLLFPRSIVGLLETDFIGHSHSTAYSILEWLGFSIGLHAIPSNQDMNEVIELAGKNDNLSKSMAALVNLTVAAVYIFNTNYISFFLKILYVLGISHLIPALLLKFY